Proteins from one Dama dama isolate Ldn47 chromosome 12, ASM3311817v1, whole genome shotgun sequence genomic window:
- the KLHL33 gene encoding kelch-like protein 33 — protein MSLSDSTGHPSAAEQVSLLVQKDDLDLPLPTRRTPSWPPSPDEDPGLPPFPLEEPGPRPMTPGSLPSPALSLEEEEEEEDEEDGEDSAEPEGLCSEEHPSQFFAEAQRLREQRLLLDEEVSVGGRAYGVHRVILAAVSSLFRGRLLGGRGPQSPLSLDITPAAWEAVLTFAYEGVLGPAPREDVLVAAEALGAPRVKAAAQWGRQGAGSGREDEKQTSQAEELRENLRSIELLYQEGIGCDLELEAGGCRLRVHRAALACGSEFFGAMLLSGMRESQGTEVSLHTISAQDLRLLVSFAYSGVVRAKWPGLLRAAQAALQYQSSSCLALCQKALARGLSPARCLALIPMAEAPGLERLWSKARHYLLSHLPAVALCSTFPTLPAACLAELLDSDELHLQEEFEAFVAARRWLAANPDTQESDAKALLRCVRFGRMSTRELRRVRAAGLPPPLSPDLLHQVMVEAEVPGQERRREPDQALVVIGGDGLRSDMAAREPSRGVWWARAFRCGIGLVRTVEWGRLPALPAPGRFRHGAASLAGSVLYVCGGQDFYSHANTLASTLRWDPSQEDWEEMAPLCQPRSLFPLVALDGLLYALGGRDSGIALRSVETYNPELNVWRLAPPLPAPRFAHAAAVLEGQLYLSGGCSETGQYQASLLHYDPKLEKPATLLSPMGVPRAGHVMAALGGRLYVAGGLGQTGDLLSFEAYDPSTGSWTHLTPLPSPHVGAAGAVLQGELLVLGGYSHRTYAPSHLIHAYCPGLGRWLCLGTLPRPRAEMPACILTLPAVQHVALVPTRHQTKPAG, from the exons ATGAGCCTCTCGGACTCCACAGGTCATCCCTCGGCGGCAGAGCAAGTCTCTCTTCTGGTCCAGAAGGACGACCTTGACCTCCCTTTGCCCACCCGGAGAACCCCCTCCTGGCCTCCGTCTCCGGATGAGGATCCTGGTTTGCCCCCCTTTCCTCTGGAAGAGCCTGGCCCCAGGCCCATGACCCCAGGGAGCCTTCCTTCTCCAGCCCTgtccctggaggaagaagaggaggaggaagatgaggaggatggAGAAGACTCCGCGGAGCCCGAGGGGCTGTGCAGCGAGGAGCATCCCAGCCAGTTTTTCGCGGAGGCACAGCGGCTGCGGGAGCAGAGGTTGCTGCTGGACGAAGAGGTGTCAGTCGGGGGGAGAGCATATGGGGTGCATCGGGTGATCTTGGCCGCAGTTAGCAGCCTCTTCAGAGGCAGGCTGCTGGGCGGCAGAGGTCCGCAATCCCCCCTCAGCCTGGACATAACCCCGGCGGCCTGGGAGGCCGTGCTGACCTTTGCTTACGAGGGGGTGCTGGGACCCGCCCCACGGGAGGATGTGCTGGTCGCCGCAGAAGCCCTGGGAGCCCCCCGGGTAAAGGCTGCGGCCCAGTGGGGACGCCAGGGGGCTGGAAGTGGACGGGAGGATGAAAAGCAGACCAGTCAGGCAGAGGAACTGAGAGAAAACCTGCGCAGCATTGAGCTTCTGTACCAAGAAGGAATCGGGTGCGACCTGGAGCTGGAGGCAGGCGGCTGCCGGCTGCGGG TGCACCGAGCAGCCCTCGCCTGTGGCAGTGAGTTCTTTGGGGCCATGCTCCTGAGTGGGATGAGGGAATCCCAGGGCACAGAGGTGTCTCTGCACACCATCTCTGCCCAGGACCTGCGACTCCTCGTCTCTTTTGCCTACTCTGGGGTTGTGCGGGCCAAGTGGCCAGGACTACTGAGAGCTGCCCAGGCTGCTCTGCAGTACCAGAGCTCCTCCTGCCTGGCTCTGTGCCAGAAAGCTTTGGCACGAGGCCTCAGCCCTGCCCGTTGCCTGGCTCTGATCCCCATGGCAGAAGCCCCAGGGCTGGAGAGGCTCTGGAGCAAAGCCCGTCACTACCTCCTCAGCCACCTGCCCGCTGTGGCTTTGTGCTCCACTTTCCCAACTTTACCGGCAGCCTGCCTGGCTGAGCTCCTGGACAGTGATGAGCTACACTTGCAGGAGGAGTTCGAGGCCTTTGTGGCTGCACGGCGTTGGCTAGCTGCCAACCCCGACACCCAGGAGTCAGATGCCAAGGCCCTGCTTCGATGCGTCCGCTTTGGCCGTATGTCCACCAGGGAGCTGCGGAGGGTAAGGGCGGCCGGGCTGCCTCCACCCTTGAGCCCCGACTTGCTGCATCAGGTGATGGTGGAGGCTGAGGTTCCAGGACAAGAGAGACGGAGGGAGCCTGACCAGGCCCTGGTGGTGATTGGCGGGGATGGGCTCAGATCAGACATGGCCGCCAGAGAGCCGTCCCGAGGAGTGTGGTGGGCCCGGGCCTTTCGCTGTGGCATAGGACTGGTTCGAACTGTGGAGTGGGGGCGGCTGCCTGCCCTGCCTGCCCCCGGGCGCTTCCGGCACGGGGCTGCGAGCCTCGCAGGAAGTGTGCTCTACGTGTGTGGGGGACAGGATTTCTACAGCCACGCTAacaccctggcttcgactctcaG GTGGGACCCCAGTCAAGAGGACTGGGAAGAGATGGCACCTTTGTGCCAGCCTCGGAGCCTTTTCCCCCTGGTGGCGCTGGATGGACTGCTTTATGCCCTGGGTGGACGAGACAGTGGTATTGCCCTCAGGTCTGTGGAGACTTATAATCCTGAGCTCAATGTCTGGAG GCTGGCACCTCCTCTTCCCGCACCACGCTTTGCCCACGCAGCTGCTGTTTTGGAGGGCCAGCTCTACCTGAGCGGTGGCTGCAGCGAGACTGGCCAGTACCAGGCCTCGTTGCTGCACTACGACCCCAAACTTGAGAAGCCGGCGACACTTCTGAGCCCTATGGGGGTGCCTCGGGCTGGCCACGTCATGGCTGCTCTGGGTGGGCGGCTGTATGTAGCAGGTGGGCTAGGTCAGACTGGGGACTTGCTGAGCTTTGAGGCCTACGATCCAAGTACCGGTAGCTGGACTCACCTGacccccctgccctccccccatgTCGGGGCTGCAGGTGCCGTGCTGCAGGGGGAGTTGCTGGTGCTGGGGGGCTACAGCCACCGTACttatgccccctcccaccttatCCATGCCTATTGTCCTGGCCTGGGCCGATGGCTGTGCCTGGGAACTCTGCCGAGGCCTCGGGCTGAGATGCCTGCCTGCATCCTGACCCTGCCCGCTGTGCAGCACGTGGCTTTGGTTCCCACACGGCATCAGACTAAACCTGCTGGGTGA